The genomic DNA CGTAAGCTACTCGAAAAGCAGAAAAAAGGTAAGAAGAGAATGCGTCAGGTGGGTAATGTGGAAGTGCCACAAACAGCCTTCTTAGCGGTTCTGAAGTTGGACTAAATTCTTTAATTATGGTAGATTATAATAGTGTATTTGAGCACAATAGAAAATGGTCAAAAGAAATGAAGGAAAAGAACCCTGAGTTCTTTGAAAATCATTTTAGCTCTCAGAATCCTGATTTCTTATATATTGGTTGTTCCGATAGTCGTGTGAGTGTAGAAAAACTTATGGGAGTAGATATTGGGGAGGTTTTTGTGCATAGAAATATTGCTAACATGGTTTCTGCCGATGATAACAATATTATGGCTGTAATCCAATTTGCAGTTGAGGTTTTAAAAGTGAAAAATATTGTTGTAGCTGGACATACTGGCTGTGGAGGAATCAAAGCTAGTATGTGTGAGAAGTCGCAAGGTGCTATGGACGTATGGTTGAATAAAATTAAATTAGTCTATAACCGTCACAAAGAATATCTAGTAACCATTCCTGAAGATGAAAAGATGTTGGATGAGTTTAGTCGACTGAATGTGATGGAGCAATGTAGAACCATTTCAGGTTTTTCATGTGTACAAGAAAGCCAGAAGAAAACGGGTTATCCTATCATTCATGCCTGGCTATATGAAATGAAAGATGGGCATTTGACTGACTTGGAATTCTAAAAACAATATCCGCTAATTCACACGAATTAACTGATTTTCGCGAATTAATGATTCATAAACTATTAGGATGGAAATATTTGATTAGGATTTTGTATGTATCCTATGAAGTACTAATTCAATCATTCACTCATTAATTCCTTATCCCAATCCATCCATCTAGTATTGATCCTTTACAGGTTAGCAGCCAATAAATCCACAATATGAATAGTCTTGATGGGAAGGTTATGTTTATCTATATATCCTTGGATATGCATGAGACAACTGGCGTCGGTACTTACGATATACTCAGCCTCGGTAGCTAAAGCATTTTCTACTTTTTGTTCGGCCATGGCCGTGCTAATTCCTTCAAACTTCACGGAGAAAGTTCCACCGAAACCACAACAAGTATCAGCGT from Lentimicrobium sp. L6 includes the following:
- a CDS encoding carbonic anhydrase, coding for MVDYNSVFEHNRKWSKEMKEKNPEFFENHFSSQNPDFLYIGCSDSRVSVEKLMGVDIGEVFVHRNIANMVSADDNNIMAVIQFAVEVLKVKNIVVAGHTGCGGIKASMCEKSQGAMDVWLNKIKLVYNRHKEYLVTIPEDEKMLDEFSRLNVMEQCRTISGFSCVQESQKKTGYPIIHAWLYEMKDGHLTDLEF